A window of Pirellulales bacterium contains these coding sequences:
- a CDS encoding MotA/TolQ/ExbB proton channel family protein codes for MDTNALAKFLADFCYVFLAANLLWGLYCAILVWRRLRQIRFAKPEDEREFLDTIRQELDAGNLEEAMDYCSNDERALPQLALLALENHDLDLVSLRQLMGERMQRDVIAPLENRVNWVLTVIRNGPLLGLFGTVLGMMAAFGRIGTGEKVDPSQIADEISVALICTAMGLGTAIPLGYVASSLTMRIRDLQESTGHALVRLLDRLKEVAV; via the coding sequence ATGGATACCAACGCACTCGCCAAATTCCTGGCAGACTTCTGCTACGTGTTCTTGGCGGCGAATCTCTTGTGGGGACTGTATTGCGCCATACTCGTCTGGCGCCGCTTGCGCCAGATTCGCTTTGCAAAGCCCGAAGACGAACGCGAATTCCTCGACACGATCCGGCAAGAGCTGGACGCGGGAAATCTCGAAGAGGCCATGGATTATTGCAGCAACGACGAACGGGCGCTGCCGCAACTTGCCTTGCTGGCACTCGAGAACCACGACCTCGATCTGGTGTCGCTACGGCAACTGATGGGCGAGCGGATGCAACGCGACGTCATTGCGCCGCTGGAAAACCGCGTGAACTGGGTCCTGACCGTGATTCGCAACGGCCCGCTGCTGGGACTCTTCGGCACGGTGCTGGGAATGATGGCGGCGTTCGGACGCATTGGCACGGGTGAGAAGGTCGATCCATCGCAGATCGCCGACGAGATCAGCGTGGCCCTGATCTGCACCGCGATGGGCCTGGGTACCGCCATTCCGCTCGGCTACGTCGCCTCGAGCCTGACGATGCGTATCCGCGACCTGCAGGAATCGACGGGACATGCGCTGGTGCGCTTGCTCGACCGACTCAAGGAAGTGGCCGTCTAA
- a CDS encoding beta-propeller fold lactonase family protein: MQRQDGATRDGAFGKLIVAALLLLGSGAYGVSAFSPDDAAAYDREPASSGAVHRSPVDLLLTPDETRLITANQTADSISLVDVAQGTVLDEVACGDRPSSLAMTPDGKKLLATATFSGELFAYALVDDKLQLVGSLWLGFEPRGLAISPDGKLAYVALTTAAEVAIVDIEQLQLIERIAVGHWPRYLALSPDGARLAVGCSGDGGVAVIDTASRKQRFIEDFGGLNLGEMQVSADGKYVYFPWIVYRQNPITVDNIRRGWVLASRIARVRLDEHARREAISLDPEGKAVGDPHGIALSPDEQTIVCTASGTHELLVYKLPGLPFQDYGGPGDHINPELLRDSERFYRIPLGGRPMAVRYSKQGELAYVANYLLDAVQVVDVSGRQVAKTIALGESPAPTLARQGEAIFYDAVRSLDQWYSCHSCHYEGHTNRIVMDTRNDGRFGNFKTILSLRGAQDTGPWFWHGWETELRAALHKSLIDTMLGEKPTEHEVDAVTAFVATLEPPRNPRRQSGELSEAALRGEEVFHGEKAGCANCHPAPQFTDGRTHDVGLGAANDAYPEYSAPSLRGVYDRVLLLHDGRAKNLHDVLHGPHNPANVTGLGELTPDEVNDLVSYLESL; this comes from the coding sequence ATGCAGCGACAAGACGGAGCAACCAGAGACGGGGCCTTCGGCAAGCTGATCGTGGCGGCACTGCTGTTGCTGGGCAGTGGCGCGTACGGTGTGTCGGCATTCTCGCCCGATGACGCGGCTGCGTACGACCGCGAACCGGCCTCGTCCGGAGCGGTTCACCGTTCGCCGGTCGACCTGTTGCTGACACCAGACGAGACACGGCTCATTACCGCGAATCAAACCGCGGATTCGATCTCGCTGGTCGATGTGGCACAAGGTACTGTCCTGGACGAGGTTGCCTGCGGCGATCGGCCGAGCAGCCTGGCAATGACGCCCGATGGGAAGAAATTGCTGGCCACGGCGACCTTCTCGGGCGAGTTGTTCGCTTATGCGCTGGTCGACGACAAGCTTCAGCTCGTGGGCTCCCTCTGGTTAGGATTCGAACCGCGGGGGCTGGCGATCTCGCCCGACGGCAAGCTGGCCTACGTTGCGCTGACCACCGCGGCCGAGGTGGCGATCGTCGATATCGAGCAACTGCAACTGATCGAGCGTATCGCCGTGGGACACTGGCCGCGCTACCTGGCTCTCTCGCCCGACGGTGCGCGATTGGCCGTGGGTTGCAGTGGCGACGGCGGGGTCGCGGTGATCGACACCGCCTCGCGCAAGCAACGGTTTATCGAGGATTTCGGCGGATTGAATCTCGGCGAGATGCAGGTCTCGGCCGACGGCAAGTACGTTTACTTTCCCTGGATCGTCTACCGGCAGAATCCGATCACGGTCGACAACATTCGCCGCGGTTGGGTGCTTGCCAGTCGCATCGCCCGCGTGCGGCTCGACGAACATGCCCGCCGCGAGGCCATCTCGCTCGATCCCGAAGGAAAGGCGGTGGGCGATCCGCACGGCATCGCCCTCAGCCCCGACGAGCAGACGATCGTCTGCACGGCCTCGGGCACGCACGAGTTGCTAGTCTACAAGCTGCCGGGACTGCCGTTCCAGGATTACGGCGGACCGGGGGACCATATCAATCCCGAGTTGTTGCGCGATAGCGAGCGTTTCTACCGCATCCCCCTGGGGGGCAGGCCCATGGCGGTTCGCTACTCAAAGCAGGGCGAGCTTGCCTACGTCGCCAACTACCTGCTCGACGCGGTACAGGTCGTCGACGTGTCGGGCAGGCAAGTCGCCAAAACGATCGCCTTGGGCGAATCGCCCGCGCCGACTCTTGCGCGCCAGGGAGAGGCGATCTTCTACGACGCCGTGCGGTCCCTCGACCAGTGGTACAGTTGCCACAGTTGCCATTATGAAGGGCATACGAATCGCATCGTGATGGATACACGCAATGATGGACGTTTTGGCAACTTCAAGACGATTCTCAGCCTGCGCGGCGCCCAAGACACCGGTCCCTGGTTCTGGCATGGTTGGGAGACCGAGCTGCGCGCGGCCCTGCACAAGTCGCTCATCGATACGATGCTGGGCGAAAAACCCACCGAGCACGAGGTCGATGCGGTGACGGCGTTTGTGGCAACGCTCGAGCCACCGAGGAATCCCCGACGTCAATCAGGTGAGTTAAGCGAGGCGGCACTGCGCGGCGAGGAAGTATTTCACGGCGAGAAGGCGGGCTGCGCGAATTGTCATCCCGCGCCACAATTCACGGATGGCCGCACGCATGACGTCGGGTTGGGGGCCGCCAACGACGCTTATCCCGAGTACAGCGCTCCCTCGTTGCGGGGTGTCTACGATCGTGTGCTGCTCTTGCACGATGGCCGGGCGAAGAATCTGCACGACGTACTCCACGGTCCCCACAACCCCGCGAACGTGACCGGCCTTGGCGAGCTGACACCGGACGAAGTCAACGATCTGGTCAGCTACCTCGAATCGCTGTAG
- a CDS encoding biopolymer transporter ExbD: MIRFACPHCGRQLSVADGKAGKQGKCPACQTVLRVPPSGKKPPRAARRESLPPLVSSSTLSDTPEEMIDMTAMVDIVFFLLIFFMVTSLMAKQASIAMPSMPQSSSAESSSASAAPRTLEDYEEDQDYIIVRIEPDNSIYVDEQMVHSAPDVTASLRQAVSRVESRDEDGPSVLVVGHPDAHHGTAVMVLDAVHELGIANVRLSVAAED; the protein is encoded by the coding sequence ATGATTCGCTTCGCCTGTCCCCACTGCGGACGCCAACTGTCGGTTGCCGACGGCAAGGCCGGCAAACAGGGCAAATGCCCCGCGTGCCAGACCGTGCTGCGCGTGCCGCCATCCGGCAAGAAGCCCCCCCGCGCGGCCAGGCGCGAATCGTTGCCCCCGTTGGTGAGTTCCTCGACGCTAAGCGACACTCCGGAAGAAATGATCGACATGACGGCGATGGTCGACATCGTCTTCTTCCTGCTGATCTTTTTCATGGTCACCTCGCTGATGGCGAAGCAGGCCTCGATCGCCATGCCATCGATGCCGCAATCGTCTTCGGCCGAATCGAGCAGCGCCTCGGCCGCCCCGCGCACGCTCGAGGACTACGAGGAAGACCAGGATTACATCATCGTTCGGATCGAACCCGACAATTCGATCTACGTCGACGAGCAGATGGTACATAGCGCGCCGGACGTGACCGCCTCGCTACGTCAGGCGGTCTCGCGCGTCGAATCGCGTGATGAAGACGGCCCCAGCGTGCTTGTGGTGGGGCATCCCGACGCCCATCACGGCACGGCCGTCATGGTGCTCGACGCCGTCCACGAACTGGGGATCGCAAACGTCCGACTCTCGGTCGCGGCAGAAGATTGA
- a CDS encoding biopolymer transporter ExbD, with product MTAMIDLVFMLNIFFLVTSLVTALAEVDLPAAKHVVAADMESATTITILSAGGGADGQVYLGEDKESRLIPQLDEEVSISTAVTTGLAAGKELVVIKAERRVPLRVVSRVAAAASIDGVRLHLAVMELD from the coding sequence ATGACCGCTATGATCGACCTGGTCTTCATGCTCAACATCTTCTTTCTGGTGACATCGCTAGTGACGGCCCTGGCCGAAGTTGATCTCCCGGCGGCGAAGCACGTCGTGGCGGCCGATATGGAATCGGCCACGACAATCACCATCCTGTCCGCCGGAGGAGGCGCCGACGGACAGGTCTATCTGGGAGAGGACAAAGAGTCGCGATTGATTCCCCAACTCGATGAAGAGGTCTCTATCTCGACGGCGGTCACCACTGGGCTGGCGGCGGGCAAGGAGTTGGTCGTCATCAAGGCCGAACGGCGCGTGCCGCTCCGTGTCGTCTCGCGTGTGGCCGCGGCGGCCTCGATCGATGGCGTGCGCTTACATCTGGCCGTGATGGAGCTGGACTAA
- a CDS encoding DUF2721 domain-containing protein, which translates to MDGWDSNPFQVLTSIVAPAILTNASSVMALGTSNRFARTVDRARVLYAETTRESDPARLDHRLRQLQIAESRVLLLVRALTAFYSSVGSFAAAALISLLGAVFTMGHQNLLQQVSLYVALAAGMVGVGGLVTGTSLLVWETRRALKALTDEAAHLYDRLPSEARAMDGH; encoded by the coding sequence ATGGATGGCTGGGATTCGAATCCGTTTCAGGTCCTCACGTCGATTGTCGCCCCTGCCATCCTGACCAACGCCTCATCGGTGATGGCCTTGGGAACCTCGAACCGGTTTGCCAGGACCGTGGACCGCGCCCGTGTGTTGTATGCCGAGACCACCCGCGAGTCCGATCCCGCGCGACTGGATCACCGGCTACGACAGCTTCAAATCGCCGAGTCTCGCGTCTTGTTGCTGGTCCGCGCTTTGACGGCGTTCTATTCCTCGGTCGGCTCGTTTGCGGCCGCCGCGCTCATCTCGCTGTTGGGGGCCGTTTTTACGATGGGGCATCAGAACCTGCTGCAACAGGTGTCGCTCTACGTTGCCCTGGCGGCCGGCATGGTGGGGGTGGGAGGTCTCGTCACGGGCACATCGCTTCTGGTATGGGAAACCCGTCGCGCCCTCAAGGCCCTGACGGATGAAGCGGCCCACCTCTACGATCGATTGCCGTCCGAAGCACGTGCGATGGATGGCCACTAG